The window GATGTCCGCTGTGTACGGCGCCAGCTGCGGTCTGATGACCGCGTCCGGGAGGAAGCCGACGAACACGAGCCCCAGCACCGTCACGGTCACGGCCCCGGTGACGTCGCCGGCCACCAGGTCCGTCGCCGCGACGAGGACGACGAGCACGCTGGGACCGATCACGGGGACGAACTGGAGGATGCCGGCGACGACGGCCAGCCCGAAAGCCGCCTCGTAGCCCAGCGCCCAGAAGACCACCAGCGCGATGACGAAGGTGCCCAGCGCGGTCGCCCCCTGGAGGACGTAGATGGCGTACAGCGTGTCCCGGACCCGCTCGTGAAGCCGGCGGACGACGTCGTGGTAGGGATCGGGCACGGTCCTGAACACGACCGCCGGGGCCGCGCTCGGGCGCAGCAGGACCGCGTACACCAGCAGCGTGAACAGGAACAGTTTCAGCCCCAGCACCGGCGCCTCGCCCGCCGCCGCGACGGCGAGGTCCGCGAGCGCCCGGCGGAGGAAGACGACGACCGTCCCGAGTTCGACGCCCACGGGCGTCCCGAACAGCTCCACGGAGACGCTGTCGGGGAGCGACCGGAGGTAGGACAGCAGCGCCCGCCGGCGGCGGTACAGCGACCACAGCGGCGGGACGATCAGCACCGCCACGGCCAGGAAGGCGACGCTCGTGCTCGCGGCGGCGGCCGTCCGCCGGCCGAATCCCCGGTCGACGAGGCGCCGGCGCAGCGGGTAGAGGACGTACGCGACCGTGATTGCGAAGAAGACCGTCGACACCACGCCCCAGAGCAGTATCGCCGTCGCCAGCCCCGTGGCGACGACCAGCCCGGCGAGCACGCGCTGACGGGAGCGCATGGATCCACCGTTCACGCCCGCCGACAAAAGTCCTCTGACGAGGGAAGGACGGGGTTTCCCGGCGGAAACCAGACCCTACTCCGTCGCGACGCCGACCGTCAGCAGCGTCCCGTACTCGCGGTAGCGCTCGACCATCGCCTCGCGCGTCTCCCAGTCCTCGGTGGGGAACGCCTCCGCGGCCGGAATCTCCGTCTCCGTGTCGGGGATGCGGTCCTGCGAGGCCACCCGGAAGCCGGCCTCGCGGAACGCCGCGCGGTACTCCCGCTCGCTCCACAGCAGCATCGGCACGCCGACCAGTTCCTCCCACTCGTGGGAGTGGACGTTCTCCTCCCAGCGGTTGACCGCGCAGTAGAAGGTGCCGCCGGGCCGGAGGACCCGCCGCAGCTCCGCGAGGACCTCGTGGGGGTCCTCCGCGTAGTAGAACGCCTCCATCGAGAAGCAGTGGTCGATCGAGTCGTCGTCGAACGGCAGGTGCCCGAAGTCGCCGACGACGAACGCGACGTCCCCGTCGTCCGTGTACGAGCGGGCGTTGTGGGCCATCTCCCGGCTGGCGTCGATGCCGTACGACCGGGCCGCACCGTTGGTCTCGCGCAGTGCGCGGCCGGCGTAGCCGCTGCCACAGCCCAGGTCGAGGACGACGTCGCCGGACTCGACGGGCATCCGCGCGAGGACGTGCTTCGCCGTGTGCCAGTGGCGCTCCTCCATCCCCTCGTCGCGGCCCTGCCGGGCCCACTCGTCGAAGGCGTCGCTGACGCTCATGGTGGACGGGTGGCGCTACCCGGGCAAAACCCGTTCGGCTCGCGCCGGCGGACCACCGTTGGGTTCGGCCGTAGCGTTCTGAACAGAAGGCATACGTAGCCGTGCGCCGACCCGACTGGCGTGCTCCGCTCGCCCGTGTCGCCCGTCCTCGGCGCTCCTGCCCTCGCCCTCGCGCTCGCCGCCTCCGTCGGCGTCGCGTGGTGGCTCTACCGCGACGCCCGGACCCGCGGGAGCGACCGGCCGGGCGCGTGGGCCGCGTGCTGGCTGCTCTTCTCCGTCGCCGGCCTCGCACACTACCTCCTCGTCAGGGGGCGACTCGACGTGGACGACCTGACCGCCCCGAGCGCCGCGGCGCTGGTGAGCACGGCCGTCATCGGCGTCTCCCTCGCGTTCCTCGTCGCCGCCCTGCTCTCGCCGCCGGACCCGTTCTCGCAGATGCGCCTCGCTCTCCTGGCGCTCCCCGCCGCTCTTCCCCTCGCGTACGCCCTCCGTGTCGCGGTGCCGCTTGGCAGGGATCTGTCGTCGGCCCGCCGCGAGTGACGGTTCGCTCTCTTCGAGGCCTCCCTTCGGTCGAAGCCTCGCTCGACCCGCAGAGTTAATGTCGTCTCCGCGCCCCAGTCGGGGACATGGACTACGAGCTCGCCATCGACAACACGCCCGACACGATCCCCGGTGGGACGGGTATCCTCCTCCTCCATCCCAGCACGGGCGAGACCGACCGCCTGGACACGGACTTCCTGAGCACGGACACGGACCACCTGCTGGTCGTCTCGACGCGGACCACCGCCCGCGAGGTCGAGCAGAAACTGGAGTACTACGAGGTCGACGAGGACCGCGCGACCATCCTCGACACGCTCTCCATCGAGCGGGGGTACACCCGCCGGGCCGGCGAGAACATCCGCTACGTCGCCTCGCCGAACAACTGGCAGGGCATCGCCGACGAGGCCGAGCAGTTCCTCGAGAGCCACGACGGCAAGCTCCGGATCACCTTCGACTCGCTGACCGAGCTCATCTACTACGCCGACGAGGACCAGGCCCTCCGGGCCGTCGATCGGTTCCTCGAACTGCTCGGCGAGCACGACGCCGTCGGCATGTTCCACCTGGCGCGGGGCGTCCACGACGAGGAGACGCTGGAGCGGTTCCGCGAGCGCTTCGACGGCGTGATCGAGCTCGGCGAGGACGGCGAGGTCACCAGCGAGTTCTGACGGCGATCCCAGCCGCCCGAAACGCCCGATTTCGAGCAGTAGCCTCCCTCAAATCACCAATGGTTAAGAGGACAGACGCCCGATACAGTGGTGTATGCCGGAATGCCAGAACTGCGGTGCCTTCGTAACGGCGGACTACGCACGGGTCTTCACACCTAACGGCGTCGACGCACCGCGGGTCTGCCCGCAGTGCGAGGACAAGATCCGCGACGGGGCCGGCGTGCGCGAGGCCAGGTCCACCCGCCGCGGATAGTTCTCTCGCCCGGAATCGACCGCACCTGCCGCGCGTGAGGCGAAGAGTCCGGTCGCCCTGCCCCGTTTCTTTGCGTCTCCGCGCCGGAGCGTCGTCCTCACTCGCGAGCGTCGGCGACCAGCCCCGCGGCCGTCTCGAAGGCGTCGTCGGCCCGGTCCGACTCGCGCGCCTCCGCGGTGATCCGGACCAGTGGCTGGGTGCCGCTGGCGCGCACGAGGAACCAGGCGTCGCCCAGGTCCACGCGGACGCCGTCCAGCGTCCGGACGTCGTCGAACTCGTCGGCGACCAGCGACGCGACGCGGTCCATGACCGCGCCCTTGTCCTCGACCGCGACGCTGTCCCGACGGATCGGGTAGTCGGGGACCTCGGCGACCCGCTCGGCGAGCGGTCGCTCGGCGTGGAGTTCGACCAGTCGGCAGGCCGCCAGCGGGCCGTCCGGACACAGCGTCGCGTCGGGCCAGATCCAGGCGCCGCTGGGCTCGCCGCCGAAGGCGACGCCGTCCTCGCTGGCTGCCGCGGCGACGTACACGTCGCCGACGGGCGTGTAGGTCACGTCGACGTCCGCCTCGGCCAGGAAGTCCTCGACGGCGAGGCTGGTGTCGACGGGGACGGCCACGCTGTCGCCCGCCTCCGCAGCCTCGCGACCGAACACCGCCAGCAGCTCGTCGCCGGAGACGAAGGTGCCGTCGGCGGTGGCGGCCCGCAGGCGGTCCGCGTCGCCGTCGTGAGCGATGCCGAGGTCCGCGTCGGACTCGGCGACCAGCGCCGACAGCGACGTGCAGTTCTCCGCCGTGGGCTCGCTGGGCCGCCCCGGGAACGAGCCGTCGGGCTGGGCGTTGAGCGTCTCAACGTCGCAGCCGAGGCGGCCGAGCGCGTCGACGGTGACGCCGCCGGCGCCGTTGCCGAGGTCGACGACGACGCTCGGCGGGTCGTCCACGTCGACGCTGGCCGCGAGCGCCTCGGCGTGGCGGTCGGTCGCGTCCCGGGACAGGCGCTCGCCGAAGCCGTCCCAGGCCGCGAGGTCCGCCTCGCTCTCCCGGATCCGCTCCTCGATTGCCGCGCGCAGGTCGGCGTCGTAGGCCTGCCCGGAGGGCTGCCAGAGCTTGATCCCGTTGTCCGTGGCGGGGTTGTGGGAGGCGGTGACCGAGACGCCGGCGTCGGCCTCGCGCCAGCCGACGGACCGGGCGACCGTCGGCGTCGCCGCCAGTCCCAGGTCGATCACGTCCGCGCCGGACTCCCGCAGGCCGGCCGCGAGCGCGTCGACCAGCGCCGCCCCCGAGTCACGCGGATCCCGGCCGACGACGACGCGGTCGGCGTCGACGCCCAGCGCCCGGCCCACGTCCAGCGCGAGCGCCGCCGTCACCTCGTCGCCGACGGGGCCCCTGATGCCGCTCGTACCGAACATACCCGGGGGTGACGCGCGGGGGCGGAAAGTATGTGCCGTCTACACCCCGGCCGCCGCGTGAGGATGGCCGCTACTCCGGCGACCACTCGCAGGCCGCGCCGGCGGTGAGGTCCTCCGCTTCGACGTGCGATTCCAGGCAGGCGTAGTTGCAGAAGCTCCCCGTCGGCTCGCCGCCGGGCTCGTCGGACACGTAGACGGGGTCGTGGGCCTCGACGTCGGCGCCGCAGTACGTGCACTCGCGCCCCATGCACGCGGCTCCGGCCGTCCGAGGCGTAGGCGTTTTGCCCGTGCCCGCGGAGCGCACACACATGGACAGAGACGACGCGAAGCGGCGGGCGGCCGCCTCCGCGGTCGAGGCGGTCGAGGACGGCACGGTCGTCGGCCTCGGGTCGGGGAGCACGGCGGCCCACGCCGTCCGCGAGCTGGGCGAGCGCGTGGACGCCGGGCTGGACGTGCGGGGCGTCCCGACGTCCTTTCAGTCCCGGGAGATCGCCCGCGAGG of the Halomicrobium salinisoli genome contains:
- a CDS encoding AI-2E family transporter — protein: MRSRQRVLAGLVVATGLATAILLWGVVSTVFFAITVAYVLYPLRRRLVDRGFGRRTAAAASTSVAFLAVAVLIVPPLWSLYRRRRALLSYLRSLPDSVSVELFGTPVGVELGTVVVFLRRALADLAVAAAGEAPVLGLKLFLFTLLVYAVLLRPSAAPAVVFRTVPDPYHDVVRRLHERVRDTLYAIYVLQGATALGTFVIALVVFWALGYEAAFGLAVVAGILQFVPVIGPSVLVVLVAATDLVAGDVTGAVTVTVLGLVFVGFLPDAVIRPQLAPYTADIPASLYFVGFTGGVLSVGLIGFIAGPLVVAVFAEAVDLLVADRSTAETPPG
- a CDS encoding class I SAM-dependent methyltransferase — protein: MSVSDAFDEWARQGRDEGMEERHWHTAKHVLARMPVESGDVVLDLGCGSGYAGRALRETNGAARSYGIDASREMAHNARSYTDDGDVAFVVGDFGHLPFDDDSIDHCFSMEAFYYAEDPHEVLAELRRVLRPGGTFYCAVNRWEENVHSHEWEELVGVPMLLWSEREYRAAFREAGFRVASQDRIPDTETEIPAAEAFPTEDWETREAMVERYREYGTLLTVGVATE
- a CDS encoding DUF7090 family protein, which encodes MDYELAIDNTPDTIPGGTGILLLHPSTGETDRLDTDFLSTDTDHLLVVSTRTTAREVEQKLEYYEVDEDRATILDTLSIERGYTRRAGENIRYVASPNNWQGIADEAEQFLESHDGKLRITFDSLTELIYYADEDQALRAVDRFLELLGEHDAVGMFHLARGVHDEETLERFRERFDGVIELGEDGEVTSEF
- a CDS encoding DUF7563 family protein yields the protein MPECQNCGAFVTADYARVFTPNGVDAPRVCPQCEDKIRDGAGVREARSTRRG
- the glmM gene encoding phosphoglucosamine mutase is translated as MFGTSGIRGPVGDEVTAALALDVGRALGVDADRVVVGRDPRDSGAALVDALAAGLRESGADVIDLGLAATPTVARSVGWREADAGVSVTASHNPATDNGIKLWQPSGQAYDADLRAAIEERIRESEADLAAWDGFGERLSRDATDRHAEALAASVDVDDPPSVVVDLGNGAGGVTVDALGRLGCDVETLNAQPDGSFPGRPSEPTAENCTSLSALVAESDADLGIAHDGDADRLRAATADGTFVSGDELLAVFGREAAEAGDSVAVPVDTSLAVEDFLAEADVDVTYTPVGDVYVAAAASEDGVAFGGEPSGAWIWPDATLCPDGPLAACRLVELHAERPLAERVAEVPDYPIRRDSVAVEDKGAVMDRVASLVADEFDDVRTLDGVRVDLGDAWFLVRASGTQPLVRITAEARESDRADDAFETAAGLVADARE